attaatggtattttgataattgttagatattggaaatggtgaatttgaattttggaagttgataaatgtgttgaaattgattgagatgattgtgacttttgaagaagttgttgagaaaaattattggaagtgctttttttacaagaatttgaagaactgttttctcaaaatacaaacggcactctgccgaaatttttataaaatttgcgaaaaaataaaatgggccaaaaattttaactagttttcaactttaattaaatgttttaatacctattagaaaatgctcaccacttatcaaaagtaagaaaattgttttaaaatcccttgtagggtacttaatgagttatcggtaggtgaagttcggtagttcattaggtatgctacaggatcatgttatgccttacagaggggtaaagtgtgacattcTCCCAAGTAGTGAACGTTCCAGCCGGTTgaaaaagtaaccacttccttgctctgtctcgaagggagaatgggaatgctctgagtcttattgcttgatcagacactccattcatcttgaatgtatcacatagggcaagaaagcattaGAGGTGATAGTGAGGGTCTTCTATaggtgaacctgcaaactgggtttgttgaatcatttggagtcatgctggttttaattcaaagttgttggcttccactgtgggtctagtgacactaggctgaaatccttggacataTGGAGTTCCATAGTCTCTCAAGAGttttggtctgtcattattatcggccatggttggaatttcaagatctccttgaccgtgctcttgatgtttcctttccctcctgatggctttcagagttctgtctatctccggatcacagtccaaaatttcttcttctggccttgttctggtcatataccagattgagcacctgagagaaaagaagaaaaatataatcagtaaaataaaattatataataaatataattgcctaaatcagctaaattgcctatcgcttgatatcaCTATAGCCAAagaatccccggcaacggcgctaaaaacttatttgctagttttacaaccctgcaagtgcacggatcactaacaagtaataaagtgataagtagagtatcgttcccaaaAGGACCTttatttagcaagtaccaatctacaccaTAATTTTGACTTtttaggctatcgaatatttagggaatgaagtttgttaactttaaactctagaatagtaaacttaaaatgaagtaatctatttttggaacaattctggagttaagatttcacacttgaatcttattagggatgttatctcgtttatttactgaattgaggatcattttccttgatggaaattagccctaagttatcctaaatcctctctcaaggtatctagggtgtattttaattaactcaaaccctactttcgcggtgatcaaattaattaaaatcctttaagaccttttaccaatttttaggttccacggAGGTATCAgcttatgtctaggtcagaattcctaggttcaagatcttgattttctaatgttaatcttcacctttcagtccttcaatcaacatctacaatcatgtctaagtgggtaccagcacatagcatgcattaagatcacaagaaattaaatcaagaatcgaatctcaaatccagtaaataaaacttaatgttcatccataataataattacaagcattactctcccaaatccaaaataaggaaactactcactcatggtgagttcagcaaacatcatgataaaaggtaaaaacagtaaaaagaaaatcatgtaaaagaaataaagcaatagaaatctgtctagggggatgaaacgaaggaaccgaagatagtttgtagctttgatcttttggagcttcagctggaaaaacttcttttggtactgatgtagagccCGACAGCAGCAGCCTTCAGCAGCACTCCCTACGACCGTCCTctttttctgatgttttcttttctatttatattggttgctctagggttaggccaCTTTGAGTCTaaagggccttaggagtctcGTTTTTATCCAAAAATAGGAGGGGAATctgagttataaaactggctgtagcatagtacatggcccgtgtgtcactacacgggtttcGTAATGTAGGGCTTtataacttgctggaggagaattacGAAAccttgttttggcacagaaatTTACACAGGTCTGCGCTAACTACACAGGCttggttacacgggccgtgtactgttgttcccataaggttcttcaagcttgcactcggtagagacttacatgggtccctgcagattacacgggtctacttacacgacccgtgtacttgtgttctcatcgattctcttggctttcttttggcagagagttacacgggtctggggcttggtttacacgacccgtgtactttgtatcagcagcaattctctatCTATGTactcctccaagctttcctttgtacTCCTATActtctggggcttcacccaaacacctgaaatgatgcagaaaacatggaattaagggctttacaatagaaattacaaaaactaatgaaatcaactattatgcatgaaaatacttgcctaaatgccatgaaatagtatgcaaatgtgcttaaaaacatataTACAATTCGAGTGTATCAAGAGGGAAATGGAGAGGCAACAAGTGTCTGTAGCAGACAGGAAGATGGCGGAATTGGTAAGGTTGGTGGTTCGAGTGAAGAATGGGGAGCAAGTGAGCCAggtggagggactggtgcaggtgGCACTGAAAGGAGTAATGGCGGGACAAGAGAAGGCGATGAAAGCGACAGACTATGTAAGGCTTAGGACTTTGAAGGGAGTTTTGGATGTTTTGAACCCACTACAATGTGTGGAGTTCTTGGCTGGGATTAACATGCTTCAAATTCAGCTAAGACAATGAGGAAAGAAAAGGGCTTGCACTATTAATTAGAAACTTCTAGTTGCAGAGTTTTAGGGGTTTCGATTTTCCCTGTTAGACTTATTTTCTTTTGCCTTGATTtggttttatcttaattaatatgCATGTACTATTCAGTGGTTTTAATTTAACTTTTCTTTCATACTTCATATAaaaactcataatttaatttttttatataattttttattaattttacattatataatattatcattatattacaaatattatatttaattatttaaataaaatattaattttaatgtcattttaattaattatataaataaaaatatttatcaatttcaaattattttttatttgatcatatttttaaaaaaattacgtgttataatattaatataataaaaaataataataaatttttaaaattaaataggtgaaaatatttaaaaattaaaataaattaataataaatataaataagcccatgaatttaattcatttaaattctattattttatttttttttaagaaaaatttgatttgcatatattttattttaattttttataatttaaaatcacattaacttgcataataaaattgtatacctaaattaatgtgaaagagaattacttataaaattagaaaataaaataatttttaaaataaatttttgttaGTTTGGTGCATTATtgttacaaaatttttatttttattacattgatattttaaaattttatattgtcatattatttaatacaaaaaatttaaaatttatttaatatatttatagattatattatatatgttataaatacattattaacataaaaatttaatcatgtatagtctaattaaaattgaattatatatatatatatatatatatatatatatatagagagagagagagagagagagagagagagagagagagagagagagagagagagagagaggtctacttctaaattaaaattataacaaaatttctgttaaataatttttaaaaaataaaatttaaaatgaaaaattaatttatattattaatatttataataataataataatttattagttCAAAAAGTTTGTCCCTCATTTATACCCGTATATATATTATGGTGCATAGTCTATTATTATAAATACATTgtatttattacttatttatattttaattatattaaaattatattatatttctaaaaacatcataaaaaatatttttataaaattgactTCAGCgttaattatttctttatttagAATTCAGTATAATTGGCTATAATATTTATcttgatttaattattaatagaaaattaagATTATATTAgcacaataaaataaatttagtccaatacgatttggtttatataatatttttttatttcaattattatcaATTCTTCTTTTCATTCAAAAGAATAAGGATTATGAACACTACTATTTTTAAcactaaaagaaataaaaatagaaaaaaattaatattgtaataatataaatataaatctaattaattaattaatatattattaatattatcttttatttattattaatgcaagagataatattttatataggtaTAATGCTAGccctataataataatttttaggaaatcatacttgtaataatataaatatgcatatgaataaattaattaggtttaaatttaattatctttcatttttttgttagtattgatcttcaattaaaattaaataaaattccttttaagttcttcatttaacaaattctaaaattattaataatcttctaatgatttatattatttttgttttcattttataaattatagtcattaaatatttaattttaattaatattaacaattttataaatattaatatattgttttattgaaataaaaatgtgcttgtaataataaagatataaataatgaataaattaattaggtttaaaattaactgtttttaatattttttttgttagtattagtcttcaattaagattaaatagttttttttaagttgatcatttaacaaattttaaaattaaaaataatgtttggatgttttatattatttttattttcatttttaaaaattatagccattaatatataattttaattaatattcataattttataaatattaatatattgttttatcAAAAAAATCTTGGATgggaattaattaaaaaataatatgtaactaataaatatttttaaatatatataataaataattaattgtaactaaaaattaaaaaattagatactaataaactattttacttaatattgtaatacgatcaaattatattatttattttttatttattaattttctattttaggtaattaattcttgtaaaattttatattttattgaagttaagtataaataggattaagaattttaagtttatattaaccataaaattaggaattttaaatttatacaaactttaaaattaatttaaataataaaaaataattataattaattttaagaataaatgACAATTTAAGTAAAGCCAATATTTCCCCTTCCTCCTTGATATATACataagaataaattaattaggtttaaatttaattgtctttaatatttttttattagtattgaaaataattaaaattaaataaaattctttttaagttttttattcaataaattttaaaattaataataatctttagatgatttatattatttttattgtttttataaattatagtcataaaaatatttaatgttaattaatatttataatttttaaatgttaatatattatttattgaaataaaaaaatcttatatgaaaattaacatataaaaataatatgcaactaataatgtaacaccctaggcaaatcccacatcggcaaaacacgggagagatgcacccctagtgacgcgttttaaaaccgtgagggctttggcccagagtggacaatatcactagtgggccgggccgttacatttgtggtatcagagccgctccgcatgcaaccttgagcgatggtggggcaaacctcagcgaggacgctgagtcccataaggggggtggattgtaacacccgaggcaaatcccacattggcaaaacacgggagagatgctgggtttataagttggtggttcgtaacccttagtgacgcgttttaaaaccgtgagggcttcagcccagagcggacaatatcactagtgggccgggccattacaaatAAAATatctttcaatatatatatataataaataactaattataaataaaaatttgaaaattagatgctaataaactattttacttaatattgtaatacgatcaaattatatttttttatttattaatttcttatcttagttaattatttcatataaaattttatatttaattaaaattaaatataaataggactaataattttaaatttatattaattctaaaattaagaattttaaatttatacaaattttaaaattaatttaaataataaaaatataattgtaattaattttaagattGAAAGGCAACTTAGGCAAAACTAAGCTAATATTCGCTCTcctttatacatttatatataatatagatatatcaatataaattaattgcatttttttttgtttttcactTATTAGTTTCttactttaattaattacttcttataatattttatgtttaattgaagttaattataattattattaagaattttaaatttccacaaacattaaaattaacttaaataataaaaatataattacaattaattTGAGGAATAAATGGCATTTTTGGCAAAACTAATATTCTCCCTTcccacatttatatataatatagactatgtaaaaatataaataaacctaTTTTTTTGAGatgaaaacaaaattttaaatcttaaactttaattaaaaaatcagctatatctctatatttttatttgaatccACTAAATTCTTCACCTGTACGAATTGTACAAtttcaaaattatgaaaaaaaattttcctaaaaatttttcaaatgaaACAGATGGAAACTATTTTTATTatggtaaaataataatttaaaatattgttAAGCATATAAAAAGGAAAGAATATTTTTTTAATGTCTAAAttatagaataaaattaattaaatttattaataaaattaattgaaatcgttaaaattaaaaatgattggataaattgattgaaataaccaagattaaaattattgaaataatttcaatttaatatatacacacacacacctatttaatttaatattattgtaATGAAATCATTAATTTTCTACGAGCAtgtaaaattaaagataatttcttatggctatttttttttatttttcatttaaatcaaatattttaattaaaatttgtttatgaaattcaatatttttttcaaaaattactataaattggtgttagaataattattgttattaaaaatttatattgcaatattacaaaaaaaaactttataatatatttttagtatTTGTTAATGTGATaatctaaaattttcttatttgagttactaaaatattttactttttatttttcaattaacttgattaataatatatagattttgacaaaataaaattggaaatttttagatataaattatttttaaccatCATTTATAGGTTCTACTTTTTAGtcaaattgaataattatttaataaaaatcatgaaaattaaaatagaatttatcacctatataacattatttttattaatcaaatatataactaaaaaatcaaaaaattcatTTACATAGAAAGATTAGTGATATGCTAAAATAATCGATTGGGATTTATTAAATAAAGACTTATTTTCACTCTCTCTAACTttttgattaaatttttattatattgaattattttatcaTCAATATTTACATGacttttttttgaaattattttattaattttttataatataaatttatagaaAGTAATAATTATGGACCATCaaattcacaaattttatattgtaaatatctaactaacttaaaatcacaaattttacaTTGTAAATATCTAACTAACTTATCATATATACATGATATGTTCATTTTATTCACCTATATATTAAAAGAAACCTATTATtttgttaaataaattaattgataagatatttaagaaaattaattattatctaatACATTTGTAATATATGTAAAAGTAAGAAGGGGAATAATGGGATTACcaaatatctttaatttttaaaattatttataattatattttttatttttaaaaaatgtattttaagtaaaataaaaattaaatattattagttaTAAAATTCTTATTGTATTAGGTCTCAAAATTAACtatcataatttttattaaaaaaaattaaaatagaagggATATTCTATTGAAGGCTACCTAAACCATTCGGATATTTCAATAGGGTAATTCCCAGGTATTTTTTCTCATTTTGTTATCATTTGCATATTCATTCTTGTGTAATTTTCTaaacttatttatataattttatttatttgatagaTATTTTTGGAATCGCTAAAACTAATTCTGGTAAGATTTTGTATTCTCCTATCATGtttatagtattttatttatattactttaattgattaatttaatatttcttattaattttattttcttataattttttgaactaacattagttaaaaataaaaaatcatgatggtaatttaatattatggcaataaaaaattaaattaaactagatattaaaaataattaaattatgacaatataatattatataaaaaattatatataaaaaatttaaatcacaaataTGTAAAATGAATACAAATAACATACAATGCAtgttttagaaaaataattattttaaaattttaaaagacaaattatattttttaattattttctcagtttcattaataaaaaaaatatttttttaatagtgaCACTATATTGTAGATTGATTTAAAATTGAGcacataatttaataaattaaaaataaagatattttattataattttgtcaaacttcgaatcaaattataatttatgctaaaattttattgaaatgtgTCCATAAAGCACaattgaaaatgaatttcaatttatgaaaatttatttttaattttattattttaaatcatgatatatatatatatatatatatatatatatatatatataatttaaaaaaatacgttgcacatgaattaaataatttataactcataattaattttgtctttataaataaataaaatctaaccataataaattttaaattattatgtagataaattagagtttattttaatatattaaatgataattctaaacagataattttataaaaaaataaaataatagtaaaaatactcgtaattaattacttatttaaattttttcagttaaaaaatttgtTCATCGTATAACATacttatttttcaaataaatttcatttaatttattattaattataatactaACAATTATATTTCAAACATTTGTAAatgtttataatttataaaaaagaaattaatctcAAGTAATAAAAGCCATgctctttattttaaaaattcattaaaaataattgtaaaatattatcATAATTTTCAAATGATCTTAAATTTTTCAGTTGTTCATATATATAATATGAATAAGAAAATTCAACAACAAacatatttaaaatcaattaaataaatttttactaaaaattttattctcgatATCGTTTTTTACATatactaataataatataaattaaataactaaaaaagagaagaaaagctCCAAATAAACAATTTGtataatatgtaatatttttttaaaccatttaataagaaataaattttgaaaaaaaaattaaaaacctaaGTTTTGATATTATTTCATGAATCTCTTCAAATATAATAcacctttattatttttaatttataattatttttcaaaaatttaaaattttttatctaaaatataaatttgttcaatttatttaatttattatgtaatgataaaaaatattaaagaatttaataacatttaaattctagtgtaaaaattagaattacattaaaattccattaaaagtgtaaaatagtttgaaataaatattttgcatgagtaacatgtaattttttttcaaatcatttaattggtggacatattgataaatctattcatacaaagtgcatttttattatttttattatttttaaattttatttttaaaaaaataattttaacatttcaacCACAGTATTAAACGGGTATTAAATTATTAGAGTCAATGgtcaatttatttattaatagaattaaattttaaaattaaattattattgaaaatatatataaaaaattaatatataaattttactatatctcaaagatttaattatacattgttctaaaataaataaaaataatataatgaatagatTTAGACAGACACATGTGGCAAAGAATGGGCTAATTAGCAGGTGATATATACATAAATGTAGGTATCTATCTTAGCTCCTCCTTCTACCCAAGAGTCAGAACAGGTCTAATTTAATCTCAATATAAATAGGCATTACAATTTTGTCTTAAAAAAAGtgttacaaatttaataaaattttatgatttaattaattacaattaatttatgttatattattagtgtggtgtaaaaaaaaaaaaaacttttaagtgTGTAGGTTTTTTTTAGTAAGCAGTAAAATCTGAATCATTGCGAAAGGTGTAAGTTGAATAGTACTTGATATCACACTCTTTTATATTCAAATGAAAATATCTCCATCTACataattaaatattcatattGTATTGTAATCAAAATTTTCCTACTTTTTCAGAAAATCATTTGCCAAAACACAGCAACTCTAATTgcaatatcaaaaagctaaattttagatttttggcATGAAGTCTGAGGGAGACTTGACTTACAATACAAATAAGAAGAGAGTGAGACAGAACTTAAGTCGCCTCGACAAATAATATTTCAAGCTCAGCCCACCAAAGGGGAGAAAGTCTTGGAGTTGCTTGATCAAGTGAGATAGCAATCACTTCCCTCAACTTGGAAGTGATATCCTTCATTGTTGGTGTTTGCCTTGAATCTGGTTGTATGCACTCTTGGATAATCTCGCATATGAGGTCAAGCTCATTGTTTTTGAAAGACTTGAGGGTTGGGTCAATCAGGTAACTGATACTACATTTGTCATTCAAATATTCAGCAGCCTGCAAGTTTATAGTTAAATTATATGCTTGTCAGCCAGCCATGCATGCAGCTAGAACACAAATGTTATTTAGCCATAAAGCAATTCCCAGAGATACGAGAGTATAGGATTTCATAAAAGATTTACCAATTTTTTGAGGGATCGTTGTTCTTCCGAGTATTGGAGCTTtccagaaatgatttctagcaatagAATCCCAAAACAATAGACATTTGTCTCTACATCAGCCAAAGGTGGCAATGTAGAATGCGCTGACTCATTATCACCTGAGCTCTTCGACTTGGAGGAATCTTGTGGCAAGAAAGAGATCTCAATAATCTGAGAGGGACCATAGATACGGTGAGAAGGTACATTAAAGAAACAAAATAGAATGAAGCCAAATCATGAAGGAGATTACCTTAGCTGCATAGTCATCAGTTAGAAAGATATTATGTGAATTCAAGTTAGAATGTACCACTGGTGGATTTAAATCACGGTGCATGTATTGTAAGCAATAAGCAATGCCCGTGATAATCCTCATCCTTGCACTCCAGTCAGGATGTTCCATTTCCTTAACTGAAGATACAGAATAAATGTTTCAGCCTCTAAATTACCACAGGAGAAATCTATCAAATTTTCCATCCTTAAATTAATATACAGAGAGTATTACCATGCAGATGCTCAAAGAGGGTTCCATTAGAAGCGTATTCAAATACCATCATCCTATTGAAAGATTCATCCTCCTCATAGTAGCCAATGAGATTGACAAAGTTCTTATGGTTAATCCGAGATAACATGTATTTTTTTCCCAAATCATTTAATTGATGGACATATTGATAAATCTATTCATACAAagtgcatttttattatttttattatttttaaattttataaattttatttttaaaaaaataattttaacatttcaacCACAGTATTAAATGGGTACTAAATTATTAGAGTCAATGGTCAATTTATttgttaatagaattaaattttaaaattaaattattattaaatatatatatatatataattaatatataaattttactatatctcaaagatttaattatatattgtcctaaaataaataaaaataatataatgaatagatTTGGAGAGACACAGGTGACAAAGAATGAGCTAATTAGCAGGTGATATATATATAGGTATCTATCTTAGCTCCTCCTTCTCCTCGTGAGTCAgaatgtgtctagttttatctcAATATAAATAGGCATTACaattttatcttaaaaaaatgttacaaatttaataaaattttatgatataattaattataattaatttatgttagatTATTAGTGtggtaaggaaaaaaaaaaacttttaagtgGGTAGGTTTTTTCTTTTTAGTAAGTAGTCAAATCTAAATATGTCAAGCAATAGGTGCAAGTTGAATAGTACTTGATATCACACTCTTTTAAATTCAAATAGAAATATCTCCATCTACataattaaatattcatattgtattgtaataaaaaaaatttctgctTTTTTAGAAAATCATTTGCCAAAACACAACAACCCCAATTACAATATCAAAAAGGCTCTGCTTCCATTAATGATGTGGGCACGAAGGAATCCTGGGAATAATAACAGCCTTTTTAGAAAAATAATGCAA
The sequence above is a segment of the Hevea brasiliensis isolate MT/VB/25A 57/8 chromosome 11, ASM3005281v1, whole genome shotgun sequence genome. Coding sequences within it:
- the LOC131170295 gene encoding protein MALE DISCOVERER 2-like, which translates into the protein MLSRINHKNFVNLIGYYEEDESFNRMMVFEYASNGTLFEHLHVKEMEHPDWSARMRIITGIAYCLQYMHRDLNPPVVHSNLNSHNIFLTDDYAAKIIEISFLPQDSSKSKSSGDNESAHSTLPPLADVETNVYCFGILLLEIISGKLQYSEEQRSLKKLAAEYLNDKCSISYLIDPTLKSFKNNELDLICEIIQECIQPDSRQTPTMKDITSKLREVIAISLDQATPRLSPLWWAELEILFVEAT